The Novosphingobium pentaromativorans US6-1 genome window below encodes:
- a CDS encoding nucleotidyl transferase AbiEii/AbiGii toxin family protein: MIEIIQKKLRDYRAANALEEENATKEIIQEIALYALWRADFFDVALFQGGTSLRILHALPRFSEDLNFLLRAPDPEFRWSPYLSALVEVFAQFGLKLEAQPRDKMDRAVREAILKDDSIASQLNLSFAGPGRARPIRIKLEIDTNPPAGSGEATTFLDFPADYQVRHQNLASNFALKIHALLCRPYLKGRDWFDFSWYVANGIYPNLPLLGAALLQTGPWQNEVLEIDGVWLVQSLKAKIGAIDWSAAAADVERFLRPADAKSLSLWSEAFFDAKLAQLGRAASK, encoded by the coding sequence ATGATTGAGATTATCCAGAAGAAGCTGCGCGATTACCGCGCCGCCAATGCCCTCGAGGAAGAGAATGCGACCAAAGAGATCATCCAGGAGATCGCGCTCTATGCGCTCTGGCGCGCCGATTTCTTCGACGTCGCCCTCTTCCAGGGCGGAACGAGCCTGCGCATTCTCCACGCACTTCCGCGCTTTTCGGAGGATCTGAATTTTCTGCTGCGCGCGCCCGACCCGGAATTTCGGTGGTCTCCATACCTCTCCGCGCTGGTCGAGGTGTTCGCTCAGTTCGGCCTGAAGCTCGAGGCTCAGCCCAGAGACAAGATGGACCGGGCGGTGCGCGAAGCGATCCTCAAGGACGATTCCATCGCGAGCCAGCTCAATCTGAGCTTTGCGGGGCCAGGGCGTGCCAGGCCGATCAGGATCAAGCTCGAAATCGACACCAATCCGCCGGCCGGATCGGGGGAAGCGACGACCTTTCTGGATTTCCCTGCCGATTATCAGGTGCGGCACCAGAATCTCGCCTCGAATTTTGCGCTGAAGATCCACGCGCTCCTTTGCAGGCCCTATTTGAAGGGTCGCGACTGGTTCGATTTCTCCTGGTACGTCGCGAACGGCATCTATCCGAACCTCCCGCTGCTCGGCGCCGCGCTTCTGCAGACGGGTCCGTGGCAGAACGAGGTGCTGGAGATCGACGGCGTCTGGCTCGTCCAGAGCCTGAAGGCGAAGATTGGGGCGATCGACTGGAGCGCGGCCGCTGCCGACGTAGAGCGCTTCCTGCGTCCTGCCGACGCCAAGTCGCTCAGCCTGTGGAGCGAGGCCTTCTTCGACGCCAAGCTCGCTCAGCTCGGCCGGGCCGCGTCGAAATGA
- a CDS encoding site-specific integrase: MTRDLLPISNNLPPDLLSEIEGARDTLAASKAHSTQKAYATDWQRFCDFCDARNVEALPAHPDIVALFAHVEAEAGIAPVTIGRRVAAINHHHKEVGLASPSARDAAGVIAQMMAGVRRKYARKKDQKTPAAADVLTAMLATITGSGLRAKRDRAILAVGMAGAFRRSEIAAMLLSDLAFEAGGVRITIPRSKGDQEAEGQEIAIPEGRHIRPVSLLGDWLEAADLRGSDPVTGKPRTGPVFRRLTRGDAVTADPMTDKTVSRLVKTCASAAGYDPALFSGHSLRAGFLTEAAARRANLFKMKDHSRHKSLDTVAGYVRDAARFEDHAGDKFL; this comes from the coding sequence ATGACCCGCGACCTGCTTCCGATTTCAAATAATCTTCCGCCCGATCTGCTCTCGGAGATTGAGGGCGCGCGCGACACGCTGGCGGCGTCCAAGGCTCATTCGACGCAAAAGGCCTACGCCACGGACTGGCAGCGCTTTTGCGACTTCTGCGACGCACGCAATGTCGAGGCGCTGCCCGCGCATCCCGACATCGTCGCACTGTTCGCGCATGTCGAGGCCGAAGCGGGCATCGCGCCCGTCACGATCGGCCGTCGCGTCGCGGCGATCAATCACCATCACAAGGAGGTGGGTCTCGCCTCGCCCAGTGCGCGGGACGCTGCTGGCGTCATCGCCCAGATGATGGCGGGCGTGCGCCGTAAATATGCGCGCAAGAAGGACCAGAAGACGCCGGCGGCGGCGGATGTGCTCACCGCCATGCTCGCGACCATCACGGGCTCGGGCTTGCGCGCCAAGCGCGACCGGGCGATCCTGGCGGTCGGCATGGCGGGCGCGTTCCGCCGTTCGGAAATCGCCGCCATGCTCTTGTCCGATCTCGCCTTCGAGGCGGGCGGCGTGCGGATCACGATTCCGCGCTCGAAAGGCGATCAGGAGGCTGAAGGCCAGGAAATTGCGATCCCCGAAGGCCGGCATATCCGACCAGTGAGCTTGCTCGGCGACTGGCTGGAGGCAGCCGATCTGAGGGGTTCCGATCCTGTTACCGGCAAGCCGCGGACAGGCCCGGTCTTCCGCCGGCTCACGCGGGGCGACGCAGTTACGGCCGATCCGATGACAGACAAGACCGTATCCCGCTTAGTGAAAACCTGCGCATCGGCAGCGGGCTATGACCCGGCCCTCTTCTCCGGCCATTCTCTCCGCGCGGGCTTCCTTACCGAGGCGGCCGCGAGGCGAGCGAACCTTTTCAAAATGAAGGACCATTCGCGTCACAAGTCGCTCGATACAGTTGCAGGCTATGTCCGCGATGCGGCTAGGTTCGAAGACCATGCCGGCGACAAGTTTCTTTGA
- a CDS encoding type IV toxin-antitoxin system AbiEi family antitoxin domain-containing protein, whose amino-acid sequence MNALASALSDGNLAGRVFDERQLGEAVGGGSARRYALVNRALKDGSLIRLKRGTYLLGSRYRSDAIHPFAVAQAFLPGSYVSFETALAHHGWIPEAVYSTASVTPRRKSLEFDTPHMGRFTFHPLAIQDYQYLVGVEREKFGALTAFVASPLRALLDLVALRKQGWTGLDWLTSGLRIDEDRLLSLKRKELAKLTPVYKHKLVNHFLHALELALPASRPRSPKGPTND is encoded by the coding sequence ATGAACGCCCTCGCCTCCGCCTTGTCCGATGGAAATCTCGCTGGCCGTGTGTTTGATGAGCGTCAACTCGGCGAGGCCGTCGGCGGCGGCTCGGCACGTCGCTATGCGCTCGTCAATCGTGCGCTGAAAGATGGCTCGCTCATTCGTCTGAAGCGCGGAACCTATCTCCTGGGAAGCCGATATCGATCGGATGCCATTCATCCTTTCGCGGTCGCCCAAGCTTTCCTACCGGGAAGCTATGTTTCCTTCGAGACCGCCCTCGCCCACCATGGCTGGATTCCCGAGGCGGTCTACAGTACCGCGAGCGTGACCCCTAGGCGAAAATCGCTGGAATTCGACACGCCCCACATGGGCCGCTTCACCTTTCACCCCCTCGCCATCCAAGACTATCAGTATCTGGTCGGCGTCGAGCGGGAGAAGTTCGGCGCCCTCACTGCTTTTGTCGCGAGCCCTCTGCGGGCCCTCCTCGATCTCGTCGCCCTGCGCAAGCAAGGCTGGACAGGTCTCGACTGGCTCACGAGCGGGTTGCGGATCGACGAAGACCGCCTCCTCTCGCTCAAGCGCAAGGAGTTGGCGAAGCTGACGCCGGTGTACAAGCACAAGCTGGTCAACCACTTCCTGCACGCACTGGAGCTTGCTCTGCCCGCGAGCCGGCCGCGTTCGCCGAAAGGCCCCACTAATGATTGA
- a CDS encoding RES family NAD+ phosphorylase, with the protein MAAEGRIPVATTATGRVLHRVHGATVAARWYGRMDATWRWDDPEGKFGVLYLGKTLIGPFAETLLRTPNDRDVLWDQVARRRAATFITTRPIRLAKVHGPGLGWFRTTVASVSADFDPVDNPGAYAVPQQISARVYENTSLDGIQYRSRFDSDELCIALFDRADDAITLRAEGVAISKSWAKKLLSDRGYTLIEL; encoded by the coding sequence ATGGCGGCGGAAGGGAGGATTCCCGTTGCAACGACCGCTACGGGCAGGGTGCTCCATCGGGTTCACGGCGCGACGGTCGCTGCCAGATGGTATGGCCGCATGGACGCGACCTGGCGGTGGGACGATCCAGAAGGCAAATTCGGTGTTCTCTATCTTGGCAAGACGCTCATAGGTCCTTTCGCGGAAACTCTGCTGCGGACGCCAAACGACCGGGATGTCCTTTGGGATCAGGTGGCCAGGAGACGCGCGGCAACCTTCATTACGACCAGGCCCATCCGACTGGCCAAGGTCCATGGACCGGGCCTCGGCTGGTTCAGGACTACCGTTGCGAGTGTCTCGGCCGACTTCGATCCGGTTGACAATCCAGGCGCCTATGCGGTGCCGCAGCAGATTTCCGCCCGCGTTTATGAGAACACGAGCCTTGACGGCATTCAGTACCGATCGCGGTTCGATAGCGACGAGCTATGCATCGCGCTTTTCGATCGGGCCGATGATGCAATCACGCTGCGCGCCGAGGGAGTGGCGATCAGCAAATCCTGGGCAAAGAAGCTCCTTTCTGACCGTGGCTACACACTGATCGAACTCTGA